The Pedobacter mucosus genome window below encodes:
- a CDS encoding phage tail sheath family protein has protein sequence MAKIYKVPGVYIEEVNKFPSTIVPVETAIPAFMGRTEYAIDIMGKDIFPVSGKLPIPTRITSFQEYQKHFGGANTENDIFSNTGMPNIIDTLVENKLTNRVITCTPKSDLLSGAYLYYAIQMFYANGGGPCYIVSSGNYNSAFNNEAGQSCLDAIAKMDEPTILIFTDKHADCGTISGYKELYDQALVQCNNFRDRIAIFDPWILSDKPSDDLALFRSDIGMQHLKYGCVYYPWLKSTLSYHIDESLVKVKHSVGVENGILDSKSLTDIKTIDLDAYLVIKEEINKITINLPPSSTVAGIMNRVDNNRGVWKASANEQINLVFGPTFRLTDAQQQIFNIDPTTGKSVNAIIFATGKRTLIWGARTLLGNDNEWRYISIVRFFNFVEESLKKGTEFVVFEPNDANTWIKIKSMCENFLNQLWRQGALQGIKPNNAFYVRVGLGSTMTSLDILEGRIKIEIGMAVVRPAEFVILKISHKMQES, from the coding sequence ATGGCTAAAATTTATAAGGTTCCCGGTGTTTATATAGAAGAAGTAAACAAATTTCCTTCAACCATAGTACCAGTAGAAACTGCTATACCAGCATTTATGGGCAGGACTGAATACGCTATCGATATTATGGGAAAAGATATTTTTCCTGTTTCTGGCAAATTGCCTATCCCAACTAGGATTACATCATTTCAAGAATATCAAAAGCATTTTGGTGGAGCAAATACGGAAAATGATATTTTTAGCAATACAGGAATGCCCAATATCATCGATACTTTAGTCGAGAATAAACTTACAAATAGAGTAATTACGTGTACACCAAAAAGCGATTTACTATCTGGAGCTTACCTATACTATGCTATTCAAATGTTTTATGCGAACGGTGGTGGGCCATGCTATATAGTATCTAGCGGAAATTATAATAGTGCATTTAATAATGAAGCAGGGCAGTCTTGTCTGGATGCAATTGCAAAAATGGATGAACCAACTATATTAATTTTTACTGATAAGCATGCGGATTGCGGAACAATATCCGGTTATAAGGAATTGTATGATCAAGCTTTAGTGCAGTGCAATAATTTCAGAGATCGCATTGCAATTTTTGATCCATGGATTTTGTCTGATAAGCCTTCAGATGATTTAGCATTATTTAGGAGTGATATCGGTATGCAGCATTTAAAGTATGGCTGTGTATACTATCCATGGTTAAAAAGTACGCTAAGTTACCACATCGACGAAAGCCTGGTTAAGGTAAAACACAGTGTTGGTGTCGAAAATGGAATTCTTGATAGTAAAAGTTTAACTGATATTAAGACAATAGATTTAGATGCCTATTTGGTGATTAAAGAAGAAATTAATAAAATCACCATCAATTTACCACCATCAAGCACAGTTGCTGGAATTATGAATCGTGTTGACAATAATCGAGGTGTTTGGAAAGCTTCAGCAAATGAACAAATCAATCTTGTTTTTGGTCCGACATTTAGGTTAACTGATGCACAGCAGCAAATTTTTAACATTGATCCAACAACCGGAAAATCGGTGAATGCAATCATATTTGCTACCGGAAAAAGAACTTTAATCTGGGGGGCAAGAACGCTGTTAGGAAATGATAATGAATGGCGATACATTTCGATTGTACGTTTTTTTAATTTCGTGGAAGAAAGTTTGAAAAAGGGGACTGAATTTGTAGTCTTCGAACCTAATGATGCAAATACATGGATTAAAATAAAATCGATGTGCGAAAATTTTCTGAATCAACTTTGGCGACAAGGCGCTTTACAAGGTATTAAACCAAATAATGCTTTTTATGTACGCGTTGGTTTAGGTTCTACTATGACTTCTTTAGATATTTTAGAAGGAAGAATAAAAATTGAAATTGGAATGGCTGTAGTTCGTCCGGCAGAATTTGTCATCCTAAAAATTTCACACAAAATGCAGGAGTCATAG
- a CDS encoding GAF domain-containing sensor histidine kinase — translation MNIPKNTILDDVEAISNIPAIAHILDIVCKTTGMGFAAVARVTTNNWVACAVHDEINFGLTPGGELKIETTICNEIRGHHNAVIIDNVSKSDIYANHHTPLLYGFQSYISIPITLKTGEFFGTLCAIDPKPAIIDTPSVIGMFKMFAELIAFHLDALEQLAISEERLSREQETSELREQFIAILGHDLRNPLNAVSNSAQLLAKINSDEKGQRLVNIIKNSSYRMNGLIENMLDFASGRLGGGITITKSPNEDLVKILEQVIDELQAIWPERSIETSFKINHPVCADGKRIAQLFSNLLGNALNYSAVNSPIIINAESNGEEFSLCVINEGKQIPDAKMERLFLPFSRGEVEPNQKGLGLGLYIASEIAIAHGGSLAVSSTKEITSFTLKLPVAQLC, via the coding sequence GTGAATATCCCTAAAAACACTATTTTAGATGACGTTGAAGCGATAAGCAATATCCCTGCTATCGCTCACATTTTAGACATCGTTTGTAAAACTACAGGAATGGGTTTTGCTGCAGTTGCTAGAGTAACAACTAATAATTGGGTTGCTTGCGCAGTGCATGATGAGATAAATTTTGGTTTGACTCCAGGTGGAGAACTGAAAATTGAAACGACTATTTGCAATGAAATTCGAGGGCATCATAATGCAGTTATAATTGATAATGTAAGTAAAAGCGATATCTATGCTAATCACCATACGCCCTTGTTGTATGGTTTTCAAAGCTATATTTCTATTCCGATAACCCTTAAAACAGGAGAGTTTTTTGGTACGCTTTGTGCAATAGATCCGAAACCTGCGATAATAGATACGCCTTCAGTTATTGGTATGTTTAAGATGTTTGCCGAGCTAATTGCTTTTCATTTGGATGCTTTAGAACAACTGGCAATTTCTGAAGAACGATTATCAAGAGAACAAGAAACATCAGAATTAAGAGAACAATTTATTGCAATTCTAGGGCATGATTTACGTAATCCGTTAAATGCAGTATCCAACAGCGCTCAGCTTTTGGCGAAAATTAATAGCGATGAAAAGGGCCAACGTTTGGTTAATATTATAAAAAATTCATCTTACAGGATGAATGGATTAATCGAAAATATGCTTGATTTTGCAAGTGGAAGATTAGGTGGCGGTATAACTATAACCAAATCTCCTAATGAAGATTTAGTGAAAATTCTTGAGCAAGTAATAGATGAATTACAAGCAATTTGGCCCGAAAGAAGTATTGAAACATCGTTTAAAATAAACCATCCTGTATGTGCAGACGGCAAACGAATAGCGCAATTATTTTCTAATCTTTTAGGTAATGCATTAAATTATAGTGCGGTAAATTCTCCGATAATTATTAATGCAGAGAGCAATGGAGAAGAATTTAGCCTATGTGTAATAAACGAAGGCAAGCAGATTCCTGATGCGAAAATGGAGCGTCTTTTTCTACCCTTTTCTCGTGGGGAAGTAGAGCCAAACCAGAAGGGATTGGGTTTAGGTTTGTACATCGCATCTGAAATTGCAATAGCACATGGTGGATCTTTAGCTGTTTCATCGACCAAAGAAATTACTTCTTTTACACTTAAATTGCCAGTGGCTC
- a CDS encoding glycoside hydrolase family 76 protein, whose product MNNNINAQTTKSEYLRRIEIIYANINDHLKDERKGLYLENIGKHENPYSYLWPLCALIQATNEMETLNPNTEMMKPVVSAINHYYSKDSPAPAYMSYINKSSRFYDDNQWIAIAYLDAYNRTKKEEYLSKSKEIYTWLLTGYDEKTGGGLYWKEDEKTSKNTCSNGPNILVSLELYKITKEKKYLDTGLLVYNWTNKHLRSKEGVFWDAISIKDGKIGFGTYTYNTGTMLQANVLLYEITGDKKYLKEAKFIATAAEKHFYKNSKLPDHYWFNAVLLRGYEALYQVEKDPQRLKFIVDDADRVWNNERDESNFLGREKTKSLLMQAGILEIYARLAKLNLTKS is encoded by the coding sequence ATGAATAATAACATCAATGCACAAACTACGAAGAGTGAGTATTTACGAAGAATTGAAATTATTTATGCGAATATCAACGATCATTTAAAAGATGAGCGTAAAGGATTATATCTTGAAAACATTGGTAAACATGAAAATCCTTATTCTTATCTCTGGCCTTTGTGTGCTTTAATTCAAGCTACAAATGAGATGGAAACCTTAAATCCGAATACTGAAATGATGAAACCTGTCGTTTCAGCAATAAATCACTATTATTCTAAAGATTCTCCTGCACCAGCTTACATGTCTTACATTAATAAAAGTTCACGCTTTTATGATGATAATCAGTGGATTGCGATTGCTTATCTTGATGCTTATAACAGAACAAAAAAAGAAGAATATCTATCGAAATCAAAAGAAATTTATACTTGGTTATTAACTGGCTACGATGAAAAAACAGGTGGTGGACTTTATTGGAAGGAAGATGAAAAGACATCAAAAAATACCTGTTCTAACGGTCCTAATATTTTAGTCTCCCTAGAATTATATAAAATTACCAAAGAAAAAAAATATTTAGATACAGGTTTGCTGGTTTACAACTGGACAAATAAACATCTTAGATCAAAAGAAGGAGTTTTTTGGGATGCTATCTCTATAAAAGACGGAAAAATTGGTTTCGGCACTTACACTTATAATACTGGAACAATGTTGCAAGCTAATGTTTTGCTATACGAAATTACTGGCGATAAAAAATATTTAAAAGAAGCAAAATTTATCGCGACAGCTGCAGAAAAGCATTTTTATAAAAACAGTAAGTTGCCAGATCATTATTGGTTTAACGCTGTTTTATTACGAGGGTACGAAGCACTTTATCAAGTTGAAAAAGATCCTCAACGTTTAAAGTTTATTGTAGATGATGCTGATCGAGTTTGGAATAATGAACGTGACGAAAGCAATTTCCTCGGAAGAGAAAAAACGAAATCCCTGTTAATGCAGGCCGGAATACTTGAAATTTATGCTCGTTTAGCAAAACTAAATTTAACCAAATCATAA
- a CDS encoding glycoside hydrolase family 125 protein yields the protein MRRRTFILNTGLLGAGVVASKLSFAADLAPEFPVVRVALSKRHFQSKAVDAAIKTFQASVKNPELAWLFENCFPNTLDTTVYYEEKNGRPDTYVITGDIDAMWLRDSSAQVWPYLQFVNEDEPLKKLIAGVINHQTQCILKDPYANAFYGDANKVGEWKTDKTTMQPGVHERKWEIDSLCYPIRLAYNYWEKTGDKSPFDTNWKKGIEATLKTFKEQQRKTNNGPYHFQRETTQPTDSLPMAGYGFPINPVGLICSAFRPSDDATIFPFLVPSNFFAVSSLKQAAEMIKALQSDKALESNLLNLADEVNAALQKYAIINHPKHGKIYAFEVDGFGSSYIMDDSNVPSLLSLPYLGAMDVKDPIYQNTRKFALSNDNPYFFKGTAAEGIGGPHAGQDMIWPMSITMRALTSNNDAEIKYCIDTLKKTHAGKGFMHESFNKNDPAKFTRAWFAWSNTLFGELLWRTYHEKPSLLV from the coding sequence ATGAGAAGAAGAACATTTATACTTAATACAGGATTGTTAGGCGCAGGGGTTGTGGCTTCAAAACTTTCATTTGCTGCAGATTTAGCTCCAGAATTTCCGGTAGTTAGGGTTGCATTAAGTAAAAGACACTTTCAAAGTAAAGCCGTTGATGCAGCTATAAAAACTTTTCAAGCAAGTGTTAAAAATCCAGAATTGGCATGGCTTTTTGAAAATTGTTTCCCAAATACTTTGGATACAACCGTTTATTATGAGGAGAAAAATGGTCGCCCAGATACTTACGTAATTACAGGTGATATTGATGCCATGTGGTTAAGAGATAGTTCGGCACAAGTATGGCCATATTTGCAGTTTGTAAATGAAGATGAACCTTTAAAAAAACTTATTGCAGGCGTAATTAATCATCAAACACAGTGTATTTTGAAAGATCCTTATGCAAATGCTTTTTATGGAGATGCAAATAAAGTAGGAGAGTGGAAAACGGATAAAACGACTATGCAACCCGGTGTACACGAACGTAAATGGGAAATCGATTCTTTATGTTATCCGATTAGATTAGCTTATAATTATTGGGAAAAAACCGGCGACAAATCGCCGTTTGATACCAATTGGAAAAAGGGCATTGAAGCCACTCTAAAAACATTTAAAGAGCAACAGCGCAAAACTAATAACGGTCCTTATCATTTTCAACGGGAAACTACCCAGCCTACAGATTCATTACCAATGGCTGGATACGGTTTTCCCATAAATCCAGTCGGTTTAATTTGTTCTGCTTTCCGGCCGAGTGATGATGCAACGATTTTTCCTTTTTTGGTTCCTTCTAATTTTTTCGCAGTTTCGAGTTTAAAACAAGCTGCAGAAATGATTAAAGCTTTACAAAGCGATAAAGCTTTAGAAAGTAATTTGCTTAACCTAGCGGACGAAGTTAATGCAGCGTTACAAAAATATGCCATTATCAATCATCCAAAACACGGAAAAATTTATGCTTTTGAGGTTGATGGTTTTGGTAGTTCATACATTATGGATGATTCAAATGTGCCAAGTTTATTAAGCTTACCGTATTTAGGAGCCATGGATGTAAAGGATCCAATTTATCAAAATACCAGGAAATTTGCTTTATCAAATGATAATCCTTACTTCTTTAAGGGTACGGCAGCTGAAGGAATTGGTGGTCCGCATGCTGGGCAAGATATGATTTGGCCAATGAGCATTACGATGAGGGCGTTAACTTCTAATAATGATGCTGAAATTAAATATTGTATTGATACTTTGAAAAAAACTCATGCAGGGAAAGGTTTTATGCATGAATCTTTCAATAAAAATGATCCTGCTAAATTTACAAGAGCCTGGTTTGCGTGGTCAAATACTTTATTTGGCGAACTTTTGTGGCGCACCTATCATGAAAAACCATCACTTTTAGTTTAG